From a region of the Zingiber officinale cultivar Zhangliang chromosome 4B, Zo_v1.1, whole genome shotgun sequence genome:
- the LOC121974549 gene encoding protein trichome birefringence-like 19, translating into MKPGNRTVLLLTTVFLSLTLIPLYLFPSLPWRLSTGSALPLPSPPSSRAVAAGGKDSERCDLSKGEWVPDPKAPYYTNESCWAIHENQNCMKYGRPDAGFLRWRWRPDGCELPKFNPAQFLELVRGKSLAFVGDSVGRNQMQSLICLLLRVTHAVDASLTQDKMFQRYHFPAHNFTVASLWSPFLVRAQPTEPNGSILTGLFNLYLDEPDTNWAAEVEEFDIIIVSVGHWFFRPNMYYENGQLVGCHYCQRSNVTDLTRYYGYRMAFRTAFRAFNNLTRFKGTVFLRTFSPAHFEGGEWNRGGDCLRQRPFNRTETRLEGYNLEMYMTQIEELNAAAAEGRKRGIKFRLLDTTEAMLLRPDGHPSRYGHLPNANVILYNDCVHWCLPGPIDTWNDFLLFMMKSEGGRSTIKGQSLYNRTSTIR; encoded by the exons ATGAAGCCGGGAAACAGGACCGTTCTCCTCTTGACCACCGTTTTCCTCTCCCTCACTCTCATTCCGCTCTACCTCTTCCCCTCGCTCCCATGGCGGCTGTCGACGGGCTCTGCGCTGCCATTACCTTCTCCTCCTAGTTCGAGAGCAGTGGCGGCGGGAGGGAAGGATTCGGAGCGCTGCGATCTATCGAAGGGCGAGTGGGTGCCCGATCCCAAGGCCCCTTACTACACCAACGAGAGCTGCTGGGCGATCCACGAGAACCAGAACTGCATGAAGTACGGCCGGCCGGACGCGGGGTTCTTGCGGTGGCGGTGGCGGCCGGACGGATGCGAGCTGCCGAAGTTTAACCCGGCGCAGTTCCTGGAGCTGGTCCGGGGCAAGTCGCTGGCCTTCGTCGGAGACTCCGTCGGCAGGAACCAGATGCAGTCATTGATCTGCCTTCTTCTCAGA GTCACACATGCAGTTGATGCGTCGCTAACTCAAGATAAAATGTTCCAACGCTATCATTTCCCAGCCCACAACTTCACCGTGGCGAGCCTCTGGTCGCCTTTTCTGGTGAGAGCCCAGCCAACCGAACCCAATGGCTCCATATTAACCGGTTTGTTCAACTTGTATTTGGACGAGCCCGACACCAATTGGGCCGCCGAGGTGGAGGAATTCGATATCATCATCGTCTCCGTCGGCCACTGGTTCTTCCGGCCGAACATGTACTACGAGAATGGTCAGCTTGTCGGGTGCCACTATTGCCAACGTAGCAATGTAACCGACTTGACCAGATACTACGGTTATCGAATGGCTTTCCGGACTGCATTCCGCGCGTTCAACAACCTCACACGCTTCAAGGGCACTGTGTTCCTCCGAACATTCTCGCCGGCACATTTCGAGGGCGGTGAGTGGAACCGAGGGGGAGATTGCTTGAGGCAGCGGCCGTTCAACCGAACCGAAACGAGGTTGGAAGGGTACAACTTGGAGATGTACATGACGCAAATTGAAGAGCTCAATGCAGCTGCGGCCGAGGGGAGGAAAAGGGGGATCAAGTTTAGGTTGCTGGACACGACAGAAGCTATGCTGTTGAGACCGGATGGGCACCCTAGTCGATACGGCCATCTTCCAAATGCGAATGTGATATTGTACAATGACTGTGTGCATTGGTGCCTACCCGGACCGATAGATACGTGGAATGACTTTTTACTCTTCATGATGAAGAGCGAGGGAGGGAGATCTACCATCAAAGGGCAATCATTGTACAATAGAACATCAACAATTAGATAG
- the LOC121974548 gene encoding uncharacterized protein LOC121974548, which yields MASSTASRWLRPEVFPLLAAVGTAVGICGFQLIRNICINPEVRVNKENRAAGILDNHAEGERYAEHGVRKFVRNKTPQIMPGVNDFFTNPSK from the exons ATGGCTTCGTCGACCGCGAGCCGCTGGTTGAGGCCTGAG GTTTTCCCTCTGCTCGCAGCGGTCGGTACCGCGGTGGGTATCTGCGGCTTCCAGCTTATCCGCAACATCTGCATCAACCCGGAAGTGAG GGTCAACAAGGAAAACAGGGCTGCTGGAATACTCGATAACCATGCAGAAGGAGAGAGATATGCAGAGCATGGAGTTCGGAAATTCGTTCGGAACAAAACCCCTCAGATCATGCCTGGagtcaatgatttcttcaccaaTCCATCCAAATGA
- the LOC121974547 gene encoding probable ATP-dependent RNA helicase DDX46 yields the protein MEEEKAAAYYDELSRKGEGAARFKQGLGFSSASASDEPFASKPKRPSSLFSAFVRASSPSATSLDEPRRKQAQLEVIQKKLRKEQIRRSSSPSHDRHRRRHSRSPSADRRPHRHSLSRSPDRNRRRRSSRDREDHRSDERRRRSRSRERRRESDCPRRSRDREEDYSHSRSRRSPSRDSRAGDRERRGRREEETGGGKHRSSKKENGGSGVDYSQLIKGYSQMTPAERVKAKMKLQLSETVAKDTDKGSGWERFDFNKDAPLEEDDNEIEVADDDASLVKDIGKSFRFSAVETKREEEIKTAHDNAMFGAPATLIQETKSADDNIRSSAPETDIDIDDGTVLLSDKVIAMQQSSWRDRARRFRNDSET from the exons atggaggaggagaaggccGCCGCTTACTACGACGAACTCAGCCGCAAGGGCGAGGGCGCTGCCCGATTCAAGCAAGGTCTGGGCTTCTCTTCCGCCTCTGCCAGCGACGAACCCTTCGCCTCCAAGCCCAAGAGGCCCTCCTCTCTCTTCTCCGCCTTCGTCCGCGCCTCCAGCCCTAGCGCGACATCGCTCGACGAGCCGCGCCGCAAGCAAGCGCAGCTCGAAGTCATACAGAAAAAGCTCAGGAAGGAGCAAATCCGCCGATCCTCTTCCCCTTCGCATGACCGGCATCGCCGCCGCCACTCCCGTTCTCCTTCCGCTGACCGACGTCCGCACCGCCACTCCCTGTCCCGTTCTCCAGACCGCAATCGGAGACGCCGTAGTAGTAGGGACCGAGAAGACCACCGCTCCGATGAACGGAGGCGTCGTTCACGTAGTCGGGAGAGGCGACGAGAATCCGACTGCCCTCGCCGTTCTCGAGATCGAGAGGAGGATTATTCCCATTCCAGAAGTAGACGGTCGCCTTCCAGGGATTCCCGCGCTGGGGATCGTGAACGTAGAGGGCGTCGTGAGGAGGAGACAGGGGGCGGCAAGCACAGAAGCTCCAAGAAGGAGAACGGTGGCAGTGGTGTTGATTACTCTCAGCTTATAAAGGGTTACTCACAGATG ACACCAGCTGAAAGAGTTAAAGCAAAGATGAAGCTTCAGCTTTCTGAAACTG TTGCTAAGGATACAGATAAGGGCAGTGGATGGGAAAGGTTTGATTTCAACAAGGATGCACCACTCGAGGAAGACGATAATGAAATTGAAG TTGCAGACGACGATGCTTCACTTGTCAAGGATATTGGAAAAAGTTTCAGATTTTCTGCTGTCGAG ACCAAACGGGAAGAAGAAATCAAAACCGCTCATGATAACGCTATGTTCGGAGCACCAGCCACTTTAATTCAAGAAACGAAATCTGCTGATGACAATATCAGATCAAGTGCTCCTGAAACCGACATTGACATCGACGACGGAACTGTTCTTTTAAGTGACAAG GTGATTGCGATGCAGCAAAGCTCCTGGCGAGATAGAGCTCGCAGATTCCGTAACGACTCGGAAACTTAG